In Streptomyces qaidamensis, one DNA window encodes the following:
- a CDS encoding M55 family metallopeptidase has protein sequence MRILISADMEGATGVTWPDDVMPGASQWERCRSLFTSDVNAAVQGFHDGGADEVIINEAHSTMRNLLLEQLDDRAQMLTGRHKALSMVEGVQHGDVDGIAFVGYHAGAGMEGVLAHTYLANSITGVWLNDVRASEGLLNAHVVAEYGVPVVLVTGDDVACEDALGYAPEALKVAVKDHVSRYAAVCRTPARTAADIRAAAKEAAALAVRHEPVSGGPFTVAVEFDAEHLAMAATVVPGVDRIAERKVAYTSETMYDGIRAFKAVTTIVSAAVEEQYG, from the coding sequence ATGAGAATCCTCATCAGCGCCGACATGGAGGGCGCCACCGGAGTCACCTGGCCCGACGACGTCATGCCGGGCGCCTCGCAGTGGGAGCGCTGCCGCTCGCTGTTCACCTCCGACGTCAACGCCGCCGTGCAGGGCTTCCACGACGGCGGCGCCGACGAGGTGATCATCAACGAGGCCCACTCCACCATGCGCAACCTGCTGCTGGAGCAGCTCGACGACCGCGCCCAGATGCTCACCGGCCGGCACAAGGCGCTGTCCATGGTGGAGGGCGTGCAGCACGGCGACGTCGACGGCATCGCGTTCGTCGGCTACCACGCGGGCGCCGGCATGGAGGGCGTCCTCGCGCACACCTACCTCGCCAACTCCATCACGGGCGTGTGGCTCAACGACGTACGGGCGAGCGAGGGGCTGCTCAACGCCCATGTCGTCGCCGAGTACGGGGTGCCGGTCGTGCTGGTCACGGGGGACGACGTCGCCTGTGAGGACGCGCTCGGCTACGCGCCCGAGGCGCTGAAGGTCGCGGTGAAGGACCACGTGTCGCGCTACGCGGCGGTGTGCCGCACACCCGCCCGCACCGCGGCCGACATCCGGGCGGCGGCCAAGGAGGCGGCCGCGCTGGCGGTCCGTCACGAACCCGTGAGCGGCGGCCCGTTCACCGTGGCGGTGGAGTTCGACGCGGAGCACCTGGCGATGGCCGCCACCGTCGTGCCGGGCGTGGACCGGATCGCGGAGCGGAAGGTGGCTTACACGAGCGAGACCATGTACGACGGCATCCGCGCCTTCAAGGCGGTCACCACGATCGTCTCGGCCGCGGTGGAGGAGCAGTATGGCTGA